In Candidatus Methylomirabilis tolerans, a single window of DNA contains:
- a CDS encoding ABC transporter ATP-binding protein/permease, with amino-acid sequence MQTPLQQFCRLLRYASPYRARIVFAVACLLLAAILNAVSIGSLQPIFDGLFSPEGGGSGISLPGPIQALLGDRLDALQRSLQAHRISILTFIGGALFLVFLAKGALTYIQQLQMRYVAEGVQRDIRNDLYAHLHRLSISFFNRRSTGEIMSRLSSDVETLGEASTELFRNALKEPLNIVALIAVLFLIKWQLALLSLLVLPVAILPIVKFGVKIRRRGTQVQERRAALNTILHETVSGIRIVKAFSMEEYEKRRYREASDRLFGALMRITRVDALTSPVLEILGSVGIVVAIWVGGYLVFSKSLTPGAFMAFLGALASLYQPVKRISQINNTIQRGMAGVARVFELMDQRPDVVELPAAGILPRMQEAVQFHDVSFAYEPGRTVLHGVSFGAKLGEIVAIVGGSGAGKTTLLNLLPRFYDPMGGVITIDGIDIGSVTFQSLREQMGIVTQDTILFDDTIFNNIAYGRREVASSLVVEAARTANAEEFIDALPARYETRIGERGVRLSGGEKQRIAIARAILKNPPILILDEATSALDAESERLVQEALDRLMRNRTTFVIAHRLSTVIRADKILVLDGGYCVEQGTHQELMARGGVYCRLYNTQLARA; translated from the coding sequence ATGCAAACTCCCTTGCAGCAGTTTTGTCGCCTGCTTCGATATGCCTCTCCCTACCGGGCGCGGATTGTGTTTGCGGTCGCCTGCCTGCTCCTGGCTGCTATCCTCAACGCCGTCTCTATCGGATCGCTACAGCCGATCTTCGATGGCCTCTTTTCTCCGGAAGGGGGCGGATCGGGGATCAGCCTGCCTGGCCCGATTCAGGCCCTCCTGGGGGATCGTCTTGATGCGTTGCAACGGTCTTTGCAGGCACACCGGATCAGCATCCTGACCTTTATCGGAGGGGCGCTCTTCCTGGTCTTCCTGGCCAAAGGTGCGCTTACCTACATCCAGCAACTGCAGATGCGGTATGTGGCCGAAGGGGTTCAGCGGGACATCCGAAATGATCTGTATGCGCACCTGCACAGATTGTCTATCAGTTTTTTCAATCGTCGCTCGACGGGTGAGATCATGTCCCGTCTCAGCTCGGATGTGGAGACGTTGGGTGAAGCCTCGACAGAGCTGTTCCGCAACGCACTGAAAGAGCCGCTGAACATTGTTGCGCTGATCGCTGTCCTCTTCCTCATCAAATGGCAGCTCGCGCTCCTTTCGCTTCTGGTTCTCCCTGTGGCCATCTTGCCTATCGTCAAGTTCGGGGTCAAGATCCGCCGGAGGGGGACTCAAGTTCAGGAGCGGCGAGCCGCGTTGAACACGATCTTACACGAGACCGTCTCCGGCATCAGGATCGTCAAGGCCTTCAGCATGGAAGAGTATGAGAAGCGGCGATACCGGGAGGCGAGCGACCGGCTCTTCGGGGCCCTCATGCGGATCACGCGGGTCGATGCGCTGACCTCGCCTGTTCTGGAGATCCTTGGCTCGGTCGGCATTGTTGTCGCCATTTGGGTCGGCGGCTATCTGGTCTTCTCCAAGAGCCTGACGCCTGGGGCGTTCATGGCCTTTCTGGGGGCCTTGGCGTCCCTCTATCAGCCCGTCAAACGAATCAGCCAGATCAACAATACCATACAGCGCGGAATGGCGGGAGTGGCCCGCGTCTTCGAGCTGATGGACCAGCGTCCAGACGTGGTGGAGCTGCCGGCTGCCGGGATACTTCCACGAATGCAGGAGGCAGTTCAATTTCACGACGTGTCGTTTGCCTACGAGCCCGGTCGGACGGTGTTGCACGGCGTCAGCTTCGGAGCGAAGCTGGGCGAGATTGTGGCGATTGTCGGCGGTAGTGGAGCCGGAAAAACCACGCTCCTCAATCTCCTTCCCCGTTTCTACGATCCGATGGGGGGTGTCATCACGATCGACGGGATCGATATCGGCAGCGTCACCTTTCAGTCACTGCGAGAGCAGATGGGGATCGTCACACAAGACACGATTCTCTTCGATGACACCATCTTTAACAATATCGCCTACGGCCGGCGAGAGGTCGCTTCCAGCCTTGTTGTCGAGGCGGCCAGGACCGCTAATGCCGAGGAGTTTATCGACGCGCTCCCGGCGCGGTACGAAACCAGGATCGGCGAGCGTGGTGTCCGACTGTCGGGCGGCGAGAAACAGCGGATTGCGATCGCCAGGGCTATCCTGAAGAACCCGCCCATCCTCATCCTGGACGAGGCGACCTCGGCCCTCGATGCAGAGTCCGAGCGGCTGGTCCAGGAAGCGTTGGATCGGCTGATGCGGAATCGGACGACCTTCGTGATTGCGCACCGGCTTTCTACCGTCATCCGGGCCGACAAGATTCTGGTGCTGGACGGTGGGTACTGTGTCGAGCAGGGGACGCACCAGGAGCTTATGGCGCGAGGCGGGGTCTATTGCCGGTTATACAACACTCAGCTTGCTCGGGCCTGA
- the kdsA gene encoding 3-deoxy-8-phosphooctulonate synthase, producing the protein MALTKQVQIGKLTLGDGAPLLLVAGPCVIESEDHLLRVGEAIKAVCEARRIPFVLKSSYDKANRSSGHSFRGPGLEEGLRILERVKAKLDVPVISDVHDVHQISAAAQVLDILQIPAFLCRQTDLLVAAARSGKPVNVKKGQFLSPWDAGNIVEKLRSAGAEAIILTERGSSFGYNNLVVDIRSLPVMRSFGYPVLFDVTHSVQLPGGAGDASSGQSQFIPYIARAAVAAGIDGLFMEVHPDPACAPSDGGSMLRLDALAGLLNQLLEVQRVVAPYVN; encoded by the coding sequence ATGGCGCTGACAAAACAGGTTCAGATCGGCAAACTCACGCTTGGCGATGGAGCGCCGTTGCTCCTGGTAGCTGGTCCATGCGTCATCGAGAGTGAGGATCACCTGCTTCGGGTCGGCGAGGCGATCAAGGCGGTCTGTGAAGCGCGCCGAATTCCCTTCGTCCTCAAGTCCTCGTATGACAAGGCTAACCGGTCATCAGGCCATTCATTTCGCGGTCCGGGTCTGGAGGAGGGGCTTCGCATCCTGGAGCGGGTCAAGGCGAAGCTGGACGTACCCGTAATCTCCGACGTTCACGACGTACACCAGATATCGGCCGCGGCTCAGGTGCTGGATATTCTTCAGATTCCGGCGTTCTTATGTCGGCAGACCGATCTGCTTGTCGCCGCCGCAAGGTCAGGTAAACCGGTCAATGTGAAGAAGGGACAGTTTCTATCGCCATGGGATGCCGGCAATATTGTGGAGAAGCTCCGATCTGCCGGTGCGGAGGCGATCATCCTGACGGAACGGGGAAGCAGTTTCGGCTATAACAACCTGGTGGTAGATATCCGCTCGCTTCCGGTCATGCGCAGCTTCGGTTACCCCGTCCTGTTCGATGTGACTCACAGCGTGCAACTGCCCGGCGGCGCCGGTGATGCCTCTTCCGGGCAATCCCAATTTATCCCCTACATTGCGCGAGCCGCCGTAGCGGCCGGAATTGACGGGCTCTTCATGGAGGTCCATCCCGACCCTGCCTGTGCGCCCAGCGACGGCGGGAGCATGCTCCGCCTCGACGCGCTTGCCGGACTTCTGAATCAATTGCTGGAGGTTCAGCGCGTGGTCGCACCGTACGTCAACTGA
- a CDS encoding CTP synthase, with translation MSTKFIFVTGGVLSSLGKGLASASIGCLLESRGFKVTILKCDPYINVDPGTMNPFQHGEVFVTDDGAETDLDLGHYERFTDHVMTKANNVTTGQIYHSVITKERRGDYLGATVQVIPHITDEIKRAIHRVAAGVDVVIVEVGGTVGDIESLPFLEAIRQFRGDVGRENVLYIHLTLVPYIGPAGELKSKPTQHSVKELLQIGIQPDILLCRTDRLIPRDLKAKIALFCNISEKAVITAKDVSSIYEVPLVLRSEGLDTIITQMLGLPQTEADLSAWETIVRKVKESTAGVTIAVVGKYLELKDSYKSLTEAIIHGGIANDCQVRIKAVDAETVACDGPKDHLHDVAGILVPGGFGNRGVEGKIAAIAFAREERIPFFGICLGMQCAVIEFARHVCGLQGANSREFDPNSPHPVIDLMPEQRGITSLGGTMRLGAYPCRIVAPSVAYQAYGTTEVSERHRHRYEVNNDYRDILERHGMRLSGSSPDNTLVEMIEIPDHPWFVGGQFHPEFKSCPKRPHPLFREFIKASLARERV, from the coding sequence ATGTCGACAAAATTCATCTTTGTGACTGGTGGAGTTCTGTCATCACTTGGTAAGGGGTTAGCCTCCGCCTCCATCGGTTGTTTGCTGGAAAGCCGCGGCTTCAAGGTGACCATACTGAAGTGCGACCCCTACATTAATGTGGATCCTGGAACCATGAATCCCTTCCAGCATGGGGAGGTGTTTGTCACCGATGATGGCGCTGAAACCGACCTTGACCTGGGCCATTACGAGCGGTTCACCGACCATGTGATGACCAAGGCCAACAATGTGACCACAGGACAAATCTATCATTCGGTCATCACCAAGGAGCGGCGCGGGGACTACCTGGGCGCCACGGTTCAGGTCATTCCTCATATTACCGACGAGATCAAGCGCGCGATCCACCGGGTGGCGGCAGGCGTGGATGTCGTGATCGTTGAGGTCGGCGGGACGGTCGGCGATATTGAAAGCCTCCCTTTCCTCGAGGCGATCAGGCAGTTCAGGGGCGATGTCGGGCGAGAGAACGTGCTGTATATCCACCTGACGCTGGTTCCGTACATTGGGCCGGCCGGGGAATTGAAGTCGAAGCCGACCCAGCACAGCGTGAAGGAGCTACTCCAGATCGGGATTCAGCCTGATATCCTGCTGTGCCGGACGGACCGGCTTATCCCAAGAGACCTGAAAGCGAAGATTGCGCTATTCTGCAACATTTCTGAAAAAGCGGTCATCACCGCGAAGGATGTGAGCAGCATTTACGAGGTGCCGTTGGTCCTGCGCAGTGAGGGGCTGGATACGATCATTACCCAGATGCTCGGCCTGCCACAGACCGAGGCCGATCTGAGCGCTTGGGAGACCATCGTTCGGAAGGTGAAGGAATCGACGGCCGGCGTTACGATCGCGGTCGTCGGGAAATATCTTGAGCTCAAAGACTCGTATAAAAGTCTGACTGAGGCCATTATCCACGGCGGCATTGCCAATGACTGCCAGGTCCGTATCAAGGCGGTCGATGCGGAGACGGTAGCATGTGATGGTCCGAAGGACCATCTGCACGATGTTGCCGGCATCCTGGTTCCGGGGGGCTTTGGAAATCGTGGGGTTGAGGGGAAGATTGCGGCCATTGCCTTTGCCCGCGAAGAGCGAATCCCGTTCTTCGGAATCTGCCTGGGGATGCAGTGCGCCGTCATCGAATTTGCCAGACATGTGTGCGGCCTGCAGGGCGCCAATAGCCGCGAGTTCGATCCGAACTCCCCTCACCCGGTCATCGATCTCATGCCTGAGCAGCGGGGGATTACCAGCTTGGGAGGAACCATGCGGCTTGGGGCATACCCGTGCCGTATCGTCGCGCCGTCTGTCGCCTACCAGGCCTACGGGACTACGGAGGTCAGCGAGCGTCACCGTCATCGTTACGAGGTCAATAACGATTACCGGGACATTCTGGAGCGCCACGGAATGCGGCTGAGTGGGTCTTCACCGGACAATACGTTGGTAGAGATGATCGAGATTCCGGACCATCCGTGGTTCGTTGGCGGCCAATTCCACCCCGAATTTAAGTCATGTCCCAAGCGACCGCACCCGCTGTTCCGTGAGTTCATCAAGGCTTCGCTGGCAAGAGAAAGGGTGTAG
- the rfaE1 gene encoding D-glycero-beta-D-manno-heptose-7-phosphate kinase, whose translation MVRKAPSVEVAIRYRQIVTRFPQRRLLVLGDIMVDEYIRGSVSRLSPEAPVPVVEVEAESFRLGGAGNVAANVQSLGGKAILVGVVGNDLPGERLIHQLEAVGIKSDGVVLDRTRQTTIKTRVVAGSQQIVRFDRESMSDLSKEAADRVLALAAERLADADIVLISDYAKGVISKRVARQILSLARRFQKTIVVDPKVHNLPLYKGATVITPNHHEALAFAHLPAWGQQDLLAVAGSELLRKLEVKAVLVTRGEHGMSLFEDGRVTHIPAVAKEVYDVTGAGDTVLAALALAMASGASLREAAVIANHAAGVVVGRAGTATVSREELLDALKDRV comes from the coding sequence CCGTTTTCCCCAGAGGCGGCTCCTCGTCCTCGGAGATATCATGGTGGACGAGTATATCCGAGGGAGCGTGTCTCGGCTTTCTCCTGAAGCCCCGGTCCCGGTGGTGGAGGTAGAAGCCGAAAGCTTTCGCCTGGGAGGGGCGGGCAATGTGGCTGCCAACGTCCAATCCTTAGGCGGAAAGGCGATCCTGGTAGGAGTGGTCGGCAACGATTTGCCGGGAGAACGTCTGATCCATCAGCTTGAGGCTGTCGGGATAAAAAGTGATGGGGTCGTGCTGGACCGCACGCGTCAGACCACCATCAAGACCCGAGTTGTAGCGGGAAGCCAACAGATTGTTCGATTTGATCGCGAGAGCATGTCGGACCTCTCGAAGGAAGCCGCGGATCGGGTACTTGCACTGGCGGCAGAGCGGCTTGCTGATGCGGATATTGTACTCATCTCGGATTACGCCAAGGGAGTGATCAGTAAACGGGTTGCTCGGCAGATCCTCTCTCTTGCGCGACGTTTTCAGAAAACCATCGTCGTTGATCCGAAAGTGCATAATCTTCCTCTTTACAAAGGGGCCACAGTGATTACCCCGAACCATCATGAGGCGTTGGCGTTCGCCCATCTTCCCGCATGGGGGCAACAGGATCTCCTTGCCGTTGCGGGATCAGAGCTACTCCGGAAACTCGAGGTCAAGGCGGTGTTGGTGACGAGGGGAGAGCACGGGATGTCGCTGTTTGAGGATGGACGGGTCACGCATATCCCGGCAGTTGCTAAGGAGGTCTACGATGTTACGGGGGCGGGGGATACTGTCTTAGCCGCCCTTGCCCTGGCTATGGCCTCCGGAGCTTCCCTGCGAGAGGCGGCCGTTATCGCCAACCATGCAGCCGGTGTCGTGGTGGGAAGGGCGGGGACAGCAACCGTCAGCCGGGAAGAGTTGCTGGACGCGTTAAAAGACAGGGTGTAG